The genomic segment TTGTCCAGGTTTGGGGCCGGTGTCCCGAGTCTCCCCCCATCCTtcacaccctccccctccccctcggcAGGCACCCGATGGCCTCATCTTCCCAGACCGGGCCACGCTGTATGTGACGGCCATTGAAGACCGGCAGTACAAAGACTACAAGATCCACTGTGAGTTTGGGTCCCTCGGACGCCCATGGGGCGGGACTGGCTTGCCCTGAGCGCCCCCTGCCGGGCTCACCCTCCTCCCTGCTTGCCTCCCCAGGGTGGGAGAACGTATATGGCTTTGACATGTCTTGCATCAAAGACGTGGCCATCAAGGAGCCCCTGGTGGACGTGGTGGACCCCAAGCAGTTGGTCACCAACGCCTGCCTCATAAAGGTGAGGTGGGGAGAGTGTGTGGCCAGGTTGTCCCCGGGGTTGGAGACAAGGAAGGGCCGCCACTTGGGCCTGAGCAAGACCTCAGGTCCAGGTGTTTGTCTTGGAGTCTGACCTGTCAGCCAGAGGTGGCGCcggaggcccagagaagccacCTTGACCATCAAAAAGCTCTGTGAGCTAAGCCCGCTCGTGGTTCGGACAGAGGGGTGGATTCTAGAATTGTGCTTGGCCACGAGAGGTGGGCCGAGAGCCAcgtggaggaagaggaagtctGGAGCGAGTGGAGACAGGAGCTGGATGGGCGGCTGGACACCCTGCCAGAAAGAGTGCCGGGGAACCGTCCTAGGGTTTTGAGCCGGGGGTTGACGTGATCTCATGGCCAGTGTTTTCACATCACTGGCTGCCATCACGAGCGTGGCGGGGGGACGCCGGTGAAGGGGTAACGGGTGACACTCCAAGCACGAGCAGTTGCTCTAGGAAGTAGGACTGTCCGGTTTGGGCTTccggtgggggagggaggggactgggGACTGCCGCGTGGCACCCCCAGGGTCTTCGGCCGAACGAACGCTGGGCGGGGTGCCGGGGAGTGGGGCTCACGGAGCCTGTCCCGCAGGAGGTGGACATCTACACCGTCAAGGTGGAAGACCTGACCTTCACCTCCCCCTTCTGCCTGCAAGTGAAGCGGAATGACTACGTGCACGCGCTGGTGGCCTACTTCAACATCGAGTTCACTCGCTGCCACAAGAGGACAGGCTTCTCCACCAGTGagcgaggggcggggccggggtgggggctgtgCCACAGCAGCCGGCAGAGGGAGCCCGTGTTGTGACCGCGGCTCTGCCAGCTCACCTGAGCCtgtcctgcctcagtttccccacctgtgaaaGTAGACGAGGTCCCTCTCCAGGACTTGATGGGAGTGAAGGGATTCGGGGATGGTGACCCCTGTCACCACTCAGTAAAGGTCATCAAGGGGCCGGCCAGAGGGAAGGGCCCAGCCAAGgccgggggatggggggggggggtcctggctGACCCGACCGCACCCCCCAGGCCCCGAGTCCCCGTACACGCACTGGAAGCAGACCGTGTTCTACATGGAGGACTACCTGACCGTGAAGACGGGCGAGGAGATCTTTGGCACCATTGGCATGCGGCCCAATGCCAAGAATAATGTGAGGCGCTGCGGGGGTTCGGGGGTGGGCCCAGGAGGGGCATCTCCGCCTGTTCTGGGGCCCCGGCAGCCCAGCCCTCTCAGCTATGTTGAGTCAGAGACCCCCAGAGAAACCCCGAGTACATGGGAGGTCgaaggctctggagcctggagtccAGGGCGGGGGCCTGGGCTAAACGCGTGGATCTGTGCGCCCGGGCTGGATCCTGATCGGGGAGCACAGACGGAGGAGGCCCCAAGGTCACGCCAGCTTTCCAAGGGAAGCTGGAGGTCTTCCAGCAGAGGCAGCTTTGCTGCCCCCCAGAGGGCATTTGTCTCTCTGGAGACATTTGGGGCTCTCAAAACTGGAGAAGGGGTGCTACTGGTGGCTCCCGGGAGTGGCAGGGATGCCGCTGCGCATCCCGCGGTGACGAGGACACCGGAACTTCCTCCACTCTGGCCCCAAATGTCTGTGGTACTGAgcttgagagagaccgagagagaccgagagagagagagagagacacacacacacacatacacacacacacacacacacacagacacacccggTGAGCTGAAGAGACAGGGAGATGCCCAGAGATGGGAGAGGAGCCCGGGCGCCTGGGATGAGGTGCAGCGAGGACTGAGGGCAGGCGCCATCATGGTTATAGGTGACTTTGCCCCGAGCCTTTCCGGGGagtcctgggggggtggggagcatggAAGTGTTGGCTTGCCGGAAGCTTGGGAGTAGAGGAAGTGCGGAAGGCGGGGTTGGGACCCCTGAGTTTGGCTGGAGAGGGGTTTGCTTTCTTCAAAAGCAATGAGGCCAATGGCTTGGGATAGGGAAAGATCTCGGGATGTGGGAGACAGAGCAGCCCGGTTCGGCCGGGCTCCAGGTGGGTTTGAGGGTGGGACCGGCCCCGGGGAGTCTCCAGCCTGGCCTTGGTCTCCTGGGAGCGCGCGCCCCGCTGCTGCCTCCCGACTCCCGACGGTTCGGGTCTCTGCCTGCCCCGTGGCGCGCGCCCCTCACgtctgccctctccccacagcGCGACCTGGACTTCACCATCGACCTGGACTTCAAGGGCCAGCTGTGCGAGCTGTCCTGCTCCACTGACTACCGGATGCGCTGAGGCGGCGCCCGGCTTCTCCCACCCCGGCCGGGCCGGCCCTGCACGGGCCCAGGGGCTGCGGCATCCTTAGGCAGTTTGGgggctcccccttcctctccttccctccctcagaaGGGGGTTTtaggggcctgggctggggggggggggcacatcgTGACTGTGTTTTTCATAACTTATGTTTTTATATGGTTGCATTTACGCCAATAAATCCTCAGCTGGGACGGCTCGGCTTCCTGGGGGGCGGAGCAGGGTCTCTGCCGTCCACACCCTCCACCAGGGTCACTTCCCCTGTCTGCCTCTCCGGGCCTGtgtcctcccccaaccccctcacTCATGCCCCCTGAGGCCCCATTCCCACTTGTCCCCATTGGGCAGGGCTCCCGCTC from the Prionailurus viverrinus isolate Anna chromosome E2, UM_Priviv_1.0, whole genome shotgun sequence genome contains:
- the PRMT1 gene encoding protein arginine N-methyltransferase 1 isoform X1 codes for the protein MAAAEAANCIMENFVATLANGMSLQPPLEEVSCGQAESSEKPNAEDMTSKDYYFDSYAHFGIHEEMLKDEVRTLTYRNSMFHNRHLFKDKVVLDVGSGTGILCMFAAKAGARKVIGIECSSISDYAVKIVKANKLDHVVTIIKGKVEEVELPVEKVDIIISEWMGYCLFYESMLNTVLYARDKWLAPDGLIFPDRATLYVTAIEDRQYKDYKIHWWENVYGFDMSCIKDVAIKEPLVDVVDPKQLVTNACLIKEVDIYTVKVEDLTFTSPFCLQVKRNDYVHALVAYFNIEFTRCHKRTGFSTSPESPYTHWKQTVFYMEDYLTVKTGEEIFGTIGMRPNAKNNRDLDFTIDLDFKGQLCELSCSTDYRMR
- the PRMT1 gene encoding protein arginine N-methyltransferase 1 isoform X2; this translates as MAAAEAANCIMEVSCGQAESSEKPNAEDMTSKDYYFDSYAHFGIHEEMLKDEVRTLTYRNSMFHNRHLFKDKVVLDVGSGTGILCMFAAKAGARKVIGIECSSISDYAVKIVKANKLDHVVTIIKGKVEEVELPVEKVDIIISEWMGYCLFYESMLNTVLYARDKWLAPDGLIFPDRATLYVTAIEDRQYKDYKIHWWENVYGFDMSCIKDVAIKEPLVDVVDPKQLVTNACLIKEVDIYTVKVEDLTFTSPFCLQVKRNDYVHALVAYFNIEFTRCHKRTGFSTSPESPYTHWKQTVFYMEDYLTVKTGEEIFGTIGMRPNAKNNRDLDFTIDLDFKGQLCELSCSTDYRMR
- the PRMT1 gene encoding protein arginine N-methyltransferase 1 isoform X3; this translates as MVGVAEVSCGQAESSEKPNAEDMTSKDYYFDSYAHFGIHEEMLKDEVRTLTYRNSMFHNRHLFKDKVVLDVGSGTGILCMFAAKAGARKVIGIECSSISDYAVKIVKANKLDHVVTIIKGKVEEVELPVEKVDIIISEWMGYCLFYESMLNTVLYARDKWLAPDGLIFPDRATLYVTAIEDRQYKDYKIHWWENVYGFDMSCIKDVAIKEPLVDVVDPKQLVTNACLIKEVDIYTVKVEDLTFTSPFCLQVKRNDYVHALVAYFNIEFTRCHKRTGFSTSPESPYTHWKQTVFYMEDYLTVKTGEEIFGTIGMRPNAKNNRDLDFTIDLDFKGQLCELSCSTDYRMR
- the PRMT1 gene encoding protein arginine N-methyltransferase 1 isoform X4 — translated: MVSCGQAESSEKPNAEDMTSKDYYFDSYAHFGIHEEMLKDEVRTLTYRNSMFHNRHLFKDKVVLDVGSGTGILCMFAAKAGARKVIGIECSSISDYAVKIVKANKLDHVVTIIKGKVEEVELPVEKVDIIISEWMGYCLFYESMLNTVLYARDKWLAPDGLIFPDRATLYVTAIEDRQYKDYKIHWWENVYGFDMSCIKDVAIKEPLVDVVDPKQLVTNACLIKEVDIYTVKVEDLTFTSPFCLQVKRNDYVHALVAYFNIEFTRCHKRTGFSTSPESPYTHWKQTVFYMEDYLTVKTGEEIFGTIGMRPNAKNNRDLDFTIDLDFKGQLCELSCSTDYRMR